A genomic segment from Pleurodeles waltl isolate 20211129_DDA chromosome 9, aPleWal1.hap1.20221129, whole genome shotgun sequence encodes:
- the LOC138260545 gene encoding zinc finger protein 84-like, translated as MLKAFIEEKTLMADQRNHNGKKLYTCSECAKTYTTKGSLKKHHETHTGVIPYKCSGCDQMFIKKGHLMMHQKNDACRKPYKCTLCDWVFKNMSQLSRHQNVHTSTKLFKCTECDSSFRRSDSLRIHQALHTGLRPYKCTECDKTYIGKAALLIHQRTHTGEKPYKCSDCSRAFSHKGHLSVHLRSHTGEKPHKCTECDLAFITRGLLNVHQRNHTQEKPFKCTECGKAFRQRSHLSTHQKWHTGENPYPCCECEKAFISKTELMLHQRQHTGEKPYKCDVCSKAFIRKQQLMVHHRGHTGCKPYKCTECDMAFSTNSSLILHQRKHTGEKPYQCCECGKAFRDQGQLSLHQRCHTGFRPYKCSECDKAFIKKSTLTVHCRYHTGEKPYQCSECGKAFEQSSHLSRHQKCHTGEKPFKCTECDMAFITKAQLLLHQRKHIGEKQYKCLECDKAYFSAGSLKRHQADHTKAQ; from the coding sequence ATGTTAAAAGCTTTCATTGAAGAAAAAACACTGATGGCTGATCAACGAAATCATAATGGCAAGAAGCTATATACATGTTCTGAATGTGCCAAAACCTACACTACAAAGGGCTCTCTGAAGAAGCACCATGAAACCCACACAGGAGTAATACCGTATAAATGTAGTGGTTGTGATCAGATGTTCATTAAAAAGGGTCATCTGATGATGCATCAGAAAAATGACGCCTGCCGTAAACCATACAAATGTACTCTGTGCGACTGGGTTTTCAAGAACATGTCTCAACTATCACGACATCAGAATGTCCACACCAGCACTAAACTGTttaaatgtacagaatgtgacagtTCTTTCCGGAGAAGTGACAGTCTACGGATACACCAGGCCCTCCACACAGGATTAAGACCCTATAAGTGTACTGAATGTGACAAGACATATATTGGAAAGGCAGCTCTGTTAATACATCAACGAACCCATACTGGGGAAAAACCCTATAAATGTTCTGACTGTAGCAGAGCCTTCTCCCACAAGGGGCATTTGTCAGTACATTTGAGAAGTCACACTGGTGAGAAACCTCACAAATGTACTGAATGTGACTTGGCTTTCATTACCAGGGGGCTTCTAAATGTGCATCAGAGAAATCACACCCAGGAGAAACCATTCAAGTGTACAGAATGTGGCAAAGCTTTCAGACAAAGGAGTCATCTGTCAACACACCAGAAATGGCACACCGGGGAGAATCCCTATCCATGTTGTGAATGTGAGAAGGCTTTCATTTCTAAGACAGAACTTATGTTACATCAAAGACAACACACTGGTGAGAAGCCATATAAATGTGATGTATGCAGCAAAGCTTTCATTAGAAAGCAACAGCTAATGGTACATCACAGAGGGCACACTGGCTGCAAACCGTATAAATGCACTGAATGTGACATGGCTTTCTCTACGAATTCAAGTTTGATCTTACATCAGAGAAAGCACACCGGTGAGAAACCGTATCAGTGCTGTGAATGTGGCAAAGCTTTCAGGGATCAGGGACAGCTGTCGCTACATCAGAGATGTCACACAGGCTTTAgaccatataaatgttctgaatgtgacaagGCTTTTATCAAAAAGAGTACTCTAACTGTGCACTGTCGGTACCATACTGGTGAGAAACCCTACCAGTGTTCTGAGTGTGGCAAAGCGTTTGAACAATCCAGTCATCTGTCACGGCATCAGAAGTGCCATACAGGAGAGAAACCCTTTAAATGCACTGAATGTGACATGGCTTTCATTACAAAGGCACAGTTGTTATTACACCAAAGAAAGCACATCGGTGAGAAACAGTACAAATGCTTGGAGTGTGACAAAGCTTACTTTTCAGCGGGCTCTCTGAAGAGACATCAGGCAGATCACACTAAGGCCCAGTAA